A single window of Bacteroidota bacterium DNA harbors:
- a CDS encoding bifunctional UDP-N-acetylmuramoyl-tripeptide:D-alanyl-D-alanine ligase/alanine racemase: MITPHHISNICSGQLLGNAHVVIKHLLTDSRSVVPFSESVFFALVSERNNGHRFIEELYKKGVRCFVISEDIKAPGSDCAFIKVENTLSALQQLATSHRTKFSLPVIGITGSNGKTIVKEWLYQLLKLRYNICRSPKSFNSQIGVPLSVWNLNERHNLALFEAGISLPGEMEKLQHIIQPTLGVFTGIGAAHREGFSSQEEKIEEKFKLFQNCDQIVVNGLSADKIPSSYRDKKILRIGEGGDIEIKNISIGIDNTDIILNHHGKDYSIQIPFLDNASISNALTCFGVLVVLNLNLEEYIPLFKNLSPVALRLEIKSGVGNCVLINDYYNSDLDSLQIALNYLHQHKRSNSRTVILSDIEQSGTNPADLYRQIAQLLKTNQVDRIVGVGKNICLHKSFFGGDKYFYEDTADLIKALNEGRLFFHNTTILLKGARKFGFEAVSRLLQHKSHDTVLEINLNRLTDNINYYRSLLNKGTGIMCMVKAMGYGSGGIEIARTLQHMGVNYLAVAYADEGVELRSSQIQLPIMVMSPEEDSLEDIVNYNLEPEIYSFRMLEMFCRQLSKSGISEPYPVHIKIDTGMHRLGFEEKDFETLAGLLHHHPQVKVQSVFSHLVGSDNTALDEFSNEQIKLFDKACTLIESKTGYPFLKHICNSGGITRFKHAHYSMVRLGIGMYGIGVNAEEQKKLQNVSSLKTRISQIKNVSSGQTVGYNRNGKIEKETSIATIPIGYADGFRRELGNGKFEVYVNGKTAKTVGNICMDMCMIDVTGLNCKEGDEVIVFENFEQIEKLAKAMNTISYEVLTSISNRVKRVYVQE, from the coding sequence GTGATAACTCCTCATCATATTTCAAACATTTGCAGCGGACAACTTTTAGGGAATGCGCACGTAGTGATAAAACATTTACTCACCGATAGCAGAAGCGTTGTTCCGTTTTCGGAAAGTGTTTTTTTTGCTTTAGTGAGTGAACGCAATAACGGACACCGATTCATTGAGGAATTATACAAAAAAGGTGTCAGATGTTTTGTTATATCGGAAGATATAAAAGCACCGGGTAGTGACTGCGCTTTTATTAAAGTTGAAAATACACTAAGCGCACTTCAACAATTAGCTACTTCTCACCGTACTAAATTTTCACTTCCTGTTATCGGCATCACCGGCAGCAACGGTAAAACCATTGTAAAAGAATGGTTGTATCAATTACTAAAATTACGTTACAATATTTGTCGTAGTCCGAAAAGCTTCAACTCGCAAATTGGTGTTCCGCTTTCGGTATGGAATTTAAATGAACGTCATAACCTCGCGCTGTTTGAAGCGGGGATTTCTCTGCCGGGTGAAATGGAAAAACTCCAACACATCATTCAGCCTACACTTGGCGTTTTTACCGGCATCGGAGCAGCACACCGTGAAGGTTTCAGTTCGCAAGAAGAAAAGATTGAGGAGAAATTTAAACTCTTCCAAAATTGTGATCAGATTGTTGTGAATGGATTGAGTGCGGATAAAATTCCATCTTCTTACAGAGATAAAAAAATACTCCGTATAGGCGAAGGCGGTGATATTGAAATTAAAAATATTAGCATTGGGATTGATAACACTGATATCATCCTCAATCATCACGGAAAAGATTATTCCATTCAAATTCCATTCTTAGATAATGCTTCCATTAGTAATGCGCTCACCTGCTTTGGTGTTTTAGTGGTCTTGAATTTGAATCTGGAAGAATACATTCCTTTATTCAAAAACTTAAGTCCGGTTGCCTTACGACTCGAAATAAAAAGTGGCGTCGGCAATTGTGTATTGATTAACGATTATTACAATTCGGATTTAGATTCCTTACAAATTGCTTTAAATTATTTACATCAGCACAAAAGGAGTAATTCGAGAACCGTTATATTATCGGATATTGAACAATCCGGCACCAATCCCGCTGATTTATACCGGCAAATCGCGCAATTATTAAAAACCAATCAGGTTGACAGAATTGTGGGTGTCGGGAAAAACATTTGTTTGCACAAAAGTTTCTTTGGTGGCGATAAATATTTTTATGAGGATACCGCGGATCTGATCAAAGCGCTGAATGAAGGACGCTTGTTTTTTCACAACACCACCATTTTATTAAAAGGCGCACGCAAATTTGGTTTTGAAGCTGTATCGCGTTTGCTTCAGCATAAAAGTCATGATACCGTTTTAGAGATTAATCTTAACCGACTTACCGATAACATCAATTACTATCGCAGTCTTTTAAATAAAGGCACAGGCATCATGTGTATGGTAAAAGCCATGGGCTACGGAAGCGGCGGAATTGAGATTGCACGAACCTTGCAACACATGGGCGTAAATTATTTAGCGGTAGCTTATGCTGATGAAGGTGTTGAATTAAGAAGTTCACAGATACAATTACCTATTATGGTGATGAGTCCGGAGGAAGATTCACTGGAAGATATTGTGAATTATAATCTGGAGCCTGAAATTTATTCGTTCAGAATGCTCGAAATGTTTTGCCGGCAATTGAGCAAGAGCGGCATTTCGGAACCTTATCCGGTACACATTAAAATCGACACCGGCATGCATCGCTTAGGCTTTGAAGAAAAAGATTTTGAAACATTAGCCGGATTATTGCATCATCATCCACAAGTAAAAGTACAAAGTGTGTTCTCGCATTTAGTAGGCAGTGATAACACGGCCCTTGATGAATTTAGCAATGAGCAGATTAAGCTTTTTGATAAAGCCTGCACATTGATAGAAAGCAAAACCGGTTATCCATTTTTAAAACACATTTGCAACTCCGGTGGCATCACACGATTTAAACATGCGCATTATAGCATGGTGCGGTTGGGAATTGGCATGTATGGCATTGGCGTTAATGCGGAAGAACAGAAAAAATTACAAAATGTTAGTTCATTAAAAACACGTATTTCTCAAATAAAAAATGTGAGCAGTGGGCAAACCGTAGGTTATAACCGTAACGGTAAAATTGAAAAAGAAACCAGCATTGCTACCATTCCTATTGGGTATGCCGACGGCTTTAGAAGAGAATTAGGAAACGGAAAATTTGAAGTATATGTAAATGGTAAAACTGCAAAGACAGTTGGGAACATTTGCATGGACATGTGTATGATTGATGTGACCGGATTAAATTGTAAGGAAGGTGATGAAGTCATCGTGTTCGAAAATTTTGAGCAGATTGAAAAACTGGCCAAAGCCATGAACACCATTTCTTATGAAGTGCTTACTTCTATTTCTAATCGTGTAAAACGAGTTTATGTTCAAGAGTAA
- a CDS encoding choice-of-anchor D domain-containing protein: MERIKKNMVAVLIGLLSPFFLTAQPGAALNFDGLNDQVRVPVSTMGAFTIEFWMRTTQTGPNGTQWYHGVGIADAEVGGAVNDYGVSLLGSKIAFGTGNPDVTITSTSNVNTGNWVHVAAMFTSNPNGYMWLYINGVLEASLDPGVSSNARNTNANIALGSIQTNIRYFNGDMDEFRLWNRVLSACEVQSRMNCELTLPQTGLLRYYQFNQGIAGGNNTSVTSITNLIAGGNGVISGMALTGSSSNFIAPGAVTSGVSCPQVFISVESNSNVINDNATTTSTLNNTNFGTVCSGPTPITNTYTVFNNLTAPLSLGNFTITGTNAPSFSVSTLPSSTIAPASSAVFGITFFPTTTGAKTAAISFTTDNCNTTIYNFALSASVIASPTITVNSGSICSGNSFVINPSGADTYTFSSGSPTVSPTSTTTYTVIGTNTLGCVNSNSALATVSVVLSPTIVVNSAAICSGQSYTLSPLGASSYTYSSGPVVTPSATTTFTIIGSDSGCLSTNAAIATITVNPIPTVSISQSNTLICSGQNSTLSASGATNYTWSTGAITPVVVISPSITTSYTVTGTSLGCSATAIITQAVSPCTSISENLLNEPLKVYPNPSNGMIIAELKAEAEIALMDIDGRIIFIVNKQIGKHEIDLRNYSKGFYFIIFTTQTKTEITKLILE; encoded by the coding sequence ATGGAAAGAATAAAAAAAAACATGGTGGCAGTACTGATCGGCCTTCTATCTCCTTTTTTTCTAACAGCGCAACCAGGCGCGGCATTAAATTTTGATGGACTTAATGATCAGGTAAGGGTGCCGGTATCTACAATGGGAGCCTTTACAATAGAATTTTGGATGCGAACAACTCAAACAGGACCAAACGGAACGCAATGGTATCATGGTGTTGGTATTGCAGATGCGGAAGTAGGAGGCGCAGTGAATGATTACGGAGTAAGCTTGCTAGGCTCAAAAATCGCTTTTGGAACCGGGAATCCTGACGTAACTATTACATCTACTTCTAATGTTAATACAGGTAATTGGGTTCATGTCGCTGCCATGTTTACATCAAATCCAAATGGGTATATGTGGCTATATATTAATGGGGTTTTGGAGGCAAGTTTAGATCCTGGTGTTAGCAGCAATGCGAGAAACACGAATGCAAATATTGCTCTTGGTAGCATTCAAACAAACATTCGTTATTTTAATGGCGATATGGATGAATTCAGGCTGTGGAATCGTGTATTAAGTGCGTGCGAGGTACAGTCGCGCATGAATTGTGAATTAACTCTTCCGCAAACAGGACTTTTACGTTATTACCAATTTAATCAAGGAATTGCAGGTGGAAATAATACATCTGTTACATCAATCACAAATTTAATAGCCGGAGGTAATGGCGTAATCAGCGGCATGGCTTTAACCGGATCAAGCTCTAACTTTATTGCTCCGGGTGCAGTTACCTCCGGGGTATCATGTCCGCAAGTTTTTATTTCGGTTGAAAGCAATAGTAATGTCATCAATGATAATGCAACAACTACCTCAACATTGAATAACACTAACTTTGGAACAGTTTGCTCAGGGCCTACACCAATTACAAATACTTACACCGTTTTTAATAATTTAACGGCGCCACTTAGTTTAGGTAATTTTACAATTACTGGTACAAATGCACCTTCATTTTCTGTATCAACTTTGCCTTCTTCAACCATTGCGCCGGCTTCTTCCGCTGTTTTCGGAATCACATTTTTTCCAACAACAACAGGCGCTAAGACCGCCGCCATTAGTTTTACTACCGATAATTGTAACACCACTATTTATAATTTTGCATTAAGTGCATCCGTTATTGCTTCGCCAACCATCACCGTAAACAGCGGTAGTATTTGTTCCGGTAATTCTTTTGTAATTAATCCTTCCGGAGCAGATACATACACATTTTCAAGCGGAAGCCCAACGGTTAGTCCAACTTCTACAACCACCTATACAGTCATTGGAACAAACACATTAGGCTGCGTTAATTCAAATTCAGCACTGGCAACCGTAAGTGTAGTGTTATCACCTACCATTGTTGTAAATTCAGCGGCAATATGTTCAGGACAATCTTATACCTTGTCGCCACTAGGCGCTTCTTCTTATACATATAGTAGTGGTCCGGTTGTTACGCCAAGTGCCACAACAACGTTTACAATTATAGGATCTGATTCCGGATGTCTGTCTACAAATGCTGCAATTGCTACCATTACGGTTAATCCAATTCCTACAGTAAGCATTAGTCAAAGCAATACACTAATTTGTTCAGGTCAAAACTCTACACTTAGCGCAAGTGGAGCAACAAATTATACTTGGAGTACAGGCGCTATAACACCTGTAGTGGTTATAAGTCCGAGCATAACAACAAGTTATACAGTGACAGGCACAAGCCTGGGATGTTCTGCAACTGCAATTATAACTCAAGCCGTATCACCCTGCACAAGTATCAGTGAAAATTTGTTAAACGAACCCCTGAAAGTATATCCGAATCCATCAAATGGCATGATTATAGCAGAACTAAAAGCGGAAGCGGAGATAGCATTAATGGATATAGATGGAAGAATAATTTTTATTGTAAATAAGCAAATTGGAAAGCATGAAATCGACCTGCGTAATTATTCAAAAGGATTTTATTTTATTATCTTCACCACACAAACGAAAACGGAAATAACAAAATTAATATTAGAGTAA
- a CDS encoding response regulator — protein MYYSDSMLLRARQEGSKKYIISAFSSKANIYHLTGDTKKAIDFYYKALKNCTDTSFNKQKIFIYNNLGIINFEQKNISLAKFFFKEEIKVKRNANMLKPLANSLLNLSSVHRSLKEYDSSAIVLSELSGILPYVKDSAIWSFYYNAFGMHYQLLYRQDSIPSLLDSAASNYNRALFIWNKTNNMAEAFRPLFNLGAIYQTKQEYGKALYNYLLALRVTDSLGLKEEKNKILGNLSELYFDLKDYKKAAETFRAYIELKDQLQAQEINAYAIQLDKQYQTERSKETIQKQNLEIAEQSLRIERQGKRIYLILFILVIIVLLTVLLIVYFGFKKRVNSRIEEAKRKFFSNVVHEIRTPLSMIQAPLKVLKSKHNDDDDRFNIEMAERNINRLNDLVNQMLSISKLDAVKYTLNETLGDLDAYLNQIVQGFVKAASDQNIVVHYSFNVTQKMVLFDKDAIEKIVGNLLSNAIKFTQAGGQVGIDVTTRDDENGVLLDMIVWDTGEGIPLSEQSKIFDRFFRSKQNSDKTKGAGIGLSLVKDLLELLRGEINVKSEPGKGATFTVKMMLNLPMEIRNDITGSETNSTTQEKPVILLVEDDDEILRFNSHYLRNNGFSVLTAKNGNEALLLIEKTLPDLMITDLMMPELDGMAMLKSIRSNENTNHIPAIVLSAKASGEARIAALNEGAQAHLTKPFLPDELLAIVKNQIDILRKRKLEFNEQIHQTEKSVEERYTGKEPYTQKLFKIIFQQLDNPELTVESLADLMATNRSHFQRKVKAMLGISPSELIRTIRLEKAKELLLKKQGNVTEIAYQTGFSSQSYFTKCFTQHFGVSPSQVSLK, from the coding sequence ATGTACTATTCAGATAGTATGTTGTTAAGAGCAAGGCAAGAGGGATCAAAGAAGTATATAATAAGCGCCTTTTCTTCAAAAGCAAATATATATCATCTTACGGGTGATACTAAGAAGGCGATTGACTTTTACTATAAAGCATTAAAGAATTGTACCGATACCAGTTTCAATAAACAGAAAATATTTATTTATAATAATCTTGGTATTATCAATTTTGAGCAAAAGAATATTTCTCTGGCTAAGTTTTTCTTTAAGGAGGAAATTAAAGTAAAGCGGAACGCTAACATGTTAAAACCTTTGGCGAATAGTTTATTAAATCTTTCTTCAGTTCATCGTAGTTTGAAGGAATATGATAGTTCAGCCATTGTTCTGAGTGAGTTGAGCGGCATCTTACCTTACGTTAAGGATTCTGCAATTTGGAGTTTTTATTACAATGCCTTCGGAATGCATTATCAATTATTATATCGTCAAGATTCTATACCATCATTGCTCGATTCAGCCGCTTCCAACTACAATAGAGCTTTATTTATATGGAATAAGACAAACAATATGGCAGAGGCCTTTAGACCGTTATTTAATCTGGGGGCGATATATCAAACTAAGCAAGAGTATGGTAAAGCGCTTTACAATTATCTTTTGGCATTGAGAGTAACTGACAGCCTCGGGCTTAAGGAAGAAAAAAATAAAATTCTTGGCAATTTATCCGAGCTGTATTTTGATTTAAAGGATTATAAAAAGGCAGCAGAAACTTTTAGAGCTTATATTGAATTAAAGGACCAATTGCAAGCTCAGGAAATTAATGCTTATGCAATTCAGCTCGATAAGCAATATCAAACCGAAAGAAGTAAAGAGACGATACAAAAGCAAAATTTAGAAATAGCTGAGCAAAGTTTAAGAATTGAAAGGCAAGGCAAAAGAATTTATTTGATTTTATTCATACTGGTGATTATAGTATTGTTAACTGTACTTCTGATTGTATACTTTGGATTTAAGAAACGGGTGAATAGTAGAATTGAAGAAGCGAAAAGAAAGTTTTTCTCTAATGTTGTGCATGAAATCAGAACTCCATTAAGCATGATTCAGGCGCCGCTCAAGGTTCTTAAATCAAAGCACAACGACGATGACGATCGTTTTAATATAGAGATGGCAGAAAGAAATATTAATCGGTTAAATGATTTGGTTAATCAAATGCTTTCCATTTCTAAGTTAGATGCGGTTAAATACACATTGAATGAAACTTTAGGAGATTTAGATGCGTATCTGAATCAGATTGTACAAGGTTTTGTCAAAGCGGCTTCCGATCAAAATATTGTTGTTCATTATTCATTTAACGTCACGCAAAAAATGGTGTTGTTTGATAAGGATGCTATTGAAAAGATCGTAGGAAATCTTTTGAGTAACGCAATAAAGTTTACACAAGCCGGAGGACAGGTTGGTATAGATGTGACAACGCGTGATGATGAAAATGGCGTTCTGTTGGATATGATCGTTTGGGATACAGGTGAAGGAATACCACTGAGCGAACAAAGTAAAATATTTGACAGGTTTTTCAGAAGCAAGCAAAATTCCGATAAAACAAAAGGAGCAGGTATTGGATTGTCTCTGGTAAAGGACTTGCTTGAGCTTTTAAGAGGAGAAATTAATGTAAAGAGTGAACCCGGTAAGGGAGCTACCTTTACAGTAAAAATGATGCTGAATTTACCGATGGAAATCAGAAATGATATTACAGGTAGCGAAACTAACAGCACAACTCAGGAGAAGCCGGTTATTTTGTTGGTTGAAGATGACGATGAAATCCTCCGGTTTAATTCGCACTATCTGCGCAACAATGGATTTAGCGTTCTTACGGCAAAAAACGGTAATGAAGCATTGCTACTGATAGAGAAAACATTGCCGGATCTGATGATTACCGATTTAATGATGCCTGAGCTTGATGGAATGGCAATGCTTAAGTCAATTCGTTCAAATGAAAACACAAATCACATTCCTGCTATAGTGTTGTCTGCAAAGGCATCGGGAGAGGCAAGGATTGCAGCATTGAATGAAGGTGCTCAGGCACATCTAACAAAACCTTTTCTTCCGGATGAGTTGCTCGCAATTGTAAAAAATCAAATCGATATACTTCGTAAGCGTAAGCTTGAGTTTAACGAACAAATTCATCAGACAGAAAAAAGCGTAGAGGAAAGATATACCGGGAAGGAACCTTACACTCAAAAATTATTCAAAATAATTTTTCAGCAATTAGATAATCCTGAGTTAACTGTTGAGTCATTGGCGGATTTAATGGCAACAAATCGCAGCCATTTTCAGCGGAAGGTGAAAGCAATGTTGGGGATTTCTCCTTCGGAATTAATCAGAACAATCAGGTTGGAAAAGGCAAAAGAACTGCTGTTAAAAAAGCAAGGTAATGTAACTGAAATTGCTTACCAAACAGGTTTTTCTTCACAGTCGTATTTTACGAAATGTTTTACCCAGCATTTTGGAGTATCACCTTCTCAAGTATCACTTAAGTAA
- a CDS encoding GAF domain-containing protein gives MAEDLKITATNKQEKYLELIPQIKALMEGESDITANMANICAALKYGMNFFWVGFYLVKDNQLVLGPFQGPVACTRIHKGKGVCGASWERGEVIIVEDVDQFPGHIACSSLSKSEIVLPIYNSKKEIIGVLDVDSDEYACFDDMDKLFLSEVLSFLKLS, from the coding sequence ATGGCCGAAGATTTAAAAATAACCGCAACGAATAAGCAGGAAAAATACCTCGAATTAATTCCTCAAATTAAAGCATTAATGGAAGGTGAGAGTGATATAACCGCTAATATGGCTAATATTTGTGCTGCACTTAAATATGGCATGAATTTCTTTTGGGTAGGTTTTTATTTAGTAAAGGATAATCAATTGGTCTTGGGTCCGTTTCAAGGTCCGGTTGCCTGTACGCGCATACATAAAGGTAAGGGCGTTTGTGGCGCTTCCTGGGAAAGAGGAGAGGTTATCATTGTAGAAGATGTGGATCAATTCCCCGGACATATTGCTTGTTCTTCCCTCTCTAAATCAGAAATCGTTTTACCGATTTATAATTCTAAAAAAGAAATCATTGGCGTATTGGATGTGGATAGTGATGAATATGCTTGTTTTGATGATATGGATAAATTATTTTTAAGCGAAGTCCTTTCATTTTTAAAGTTATCTTAA
- a CDS encoding T9SS type A sorting domain-containing protein, whose translation MKQIYLSLCLLLNILAFSQASLSTSLTACYALDGNANDPISTLNGTLSAVTPTVNRFSQPNTAMAFNGTTTSFIQLPNNSLLKSNAVSFSGWAKTNSLNTPYQYIVFTTNGCFSYYEGYEMAFQNVSTNAYRLQVAKSNSSCSPSGQIVLMSNTTTLTANSWIHVGFYAGPDSLKIYVNGVLDGAMANSNPLTYAATTNVYLGGTNQSTNQPLNGALDNVRFYNRKLSNVEFNQLYTLDPICQPQPVASFSMSANNVCVNQPVSLISTSTNSPSTFSWQMAGGTPSVSAVANPTVSYVNAGTYTISLVASNAFGSSAPVSQIINVATCIGVNELINDKSVYVFPNPTKNEINIIGADKGSQIKIFNALGALIFAGVAEAESEKINLSLYNQGLYFIRLVQNGKHITTKLIKE comes from the coding sequence ATGAAACAGATTTACCTTTCCCTTTGTTTATTGCTTAATATTCTTGCTTTCTCACAAGCGAGTTTATCAACGAGTTTAACGGCCTGCTATGCTTTAGATGGAAATGCGAATGACCCTATCAGTACTTTAAATGGTACACTTAGTGCCGTAACACCAACGGTGAATCGCTTTAGTCAGCCCAATACCGCCATGGCTTTTAACGGTACCACTACCAGTTTTATTCAGCTACCTAATAACTCACTGTTAAAATCAAATGCTGTTTCGTTTTCCGGTTGGGCTAAAACCAATAGTTTAAATACACCTTACCAATATATTGTATTTACTACAAACGGATGCTTTAGTTATTACGAGGGTTATGAAATGGCCTTTCAAAACGTAAGTACCAACGCTTACCGTCTTCAGGTGGCGAAATCTAATTCTTCTTGCTCGCCAAGCGGACAAATTGTTTTGATGAGCAATACCACTACACTAACTGCCAATAGCTGGATACACGTTGGATTTTATGCCGGACCGGATTCACTTAAAATTTATGTTAATGGTGTTTTAGACGGAGCAATGGCAAATTCTAATCCGCTTACTTATGCTGCAACAACTAATGTATATTTAGGAGGAACAAATCAATCAACCAATCAGCCGCTTAATGGCGCGTTAGATAATGTCAGATTTTACAACCGTAAATTGAGCAATGTAGAGTTCAATCAACTATATACTTTAGATCCGATTTGTCAGCCGCAGCCTGTTGCTTCTTTCTCTATGTCGGCGAACAACGTTTGCGTGAACCAACCTGTATCATTAATCAGTACATCTACTAATTCTCCAAGCACTTTTTCTTGGCAAATGGCGGGTGGTACTCCTTCGGTTTCAGCGGTGGCTAATCCTACTGTTTCTTATGTAAACGCCGGAACATATACGATTTCTTTAGTTGCCTCTAACGCCTTTGGCAGCAGCGCGCCGGTTTCACAAATCATTAATGTGGCAACTTGCATTGGTGTAAATGAGTTGATAAATGATAAGTCAGTTTATGTTTTCCCCAACCCAACTAAGAACGAAATAAACATTATCGGCGCCGATAAAGGAAGTCAAATAAAAATATTTAACGCATTAGGTGCTTTGATTTTTGCAGGTGTTGCAGAAGCAGAGAGCGAAAAAATAAATTTGTCGCTATACAATCAGGGACTCTATTTTATAAGACTCGTTCAGAACGGAAAACATATCACAACGAAACTAATAAAAGAGTAA
- a CDS encoding ComF family protein, which translates to MDKLFYGRVPIQKAGAFLLFEKSGKVQRILHAIKYNGNKQLAYRVGQWYGDKLKEYPAFAKADCIIPVPLHSKKKKQRGFNQSEEFANGISSALGIPVIKNCLVRTEYTSTQTKKSKAERWENVKDKFELLHPELVSNKTLVLVDDVITTGATLDACYQALSKVENLKLNVLSLAYAKKD; encoded by the coding sequence TTGGATAAACTCTTTTACGGAAGGGTTCCCATACAAAAAGCCGGGGCGTTTTTGTTATTCGAGAAAAGCGGAAAGGTTCAAAGAATATTACACGCCATAAAGTACAATGGTAATAAGCAACTGGCTTATAGAGTAGGGCAATGGTATGGAGACAAACTGAAGGAATATCCCGCTTTTGCGAAAGCAGATTGCATCATTCCGGTTCCATTACATTCGAAAAAGAAAAAGCAACGCGGCTTCAACCAGAGTGAAGAATTTGCCAATGGGATAAGCAGCGCATTGGGAATTCCTGTTATCAAAAATTGTTTAGTAAGAACGGAATATACTAGTACACAAACCAAAAAGAGCAAAGCCGAGCGTTGGGAAAACGTAAAAGATAAATTTGAATTACTGCATCCGGAGCTAGTCAGCAACAAAACTTTAGTATTAGTAGATGATGTGATTACCACCGGCGCCACGCTGGATGCCTGTTATCAGGCTTTAAGTAAGGTGGAGAACTTAAAGCTGAATGTGCTGAGTTTGGCCTATGCGAAAAAGGATTAA
- a CDS encoding bifunctional 3-deoxy-7-phosphoheptulonate synthase/chorismate mutase type II: MKIQALNTWITKDKEALIVAGPCGAETREQVLETAKGLAAISQVKLFRAGIWKPRTRPNSFEGVGEEGLKWLNEVQQQYKLKTTVEVANAQHVELALKYKVDVLWIGARTTVNPFSVQEIADAVKGVDIPVMIKNPIHADLHLWIGALERINNAGITKLAAIHRGFHFAGKSKYRNKPMWEIAIELKTLLPDLPIICDPSHIGGKRDLIEPIAQKALNLGMNGLMIETHPHPEKALSDAAQQITPIELSDLLGRLIFPDTQSSDVEFSNKLKSLRSMIDEVDDELINLLAKRLQIIEEIALYKKDQNITVFQLERWQEILRTRSQWAEKLGVSRHHIEKICQILHEESIRVQNEAINKKTI, from the coding sequence ATGAAAATACAAGCATTAAATACCTGGATAACAAAGGATAAGGAAGCCCTTATCGTTGCCGGTCCTTGTGGTGCTGAAACCCGCGAGCAAGTATTGGAAACAGCGAAAGGATTAGCCGCAATTTCTCAGGTAAAATTATTTCGTGCCGGCATTTGGAAACCGCGTACACGTCCTAATAGTTTTGAAGGCGTTGGTGAAGAAGGATTGAAATGGCTCAATGAAGTTCAGCAACAATACAAATTAAAAACAACGGTAGAGGTCGCGAATGCGCAACACGTTGAGCTTGCACTCAAATATAAAGTAGATGTTTTGTGGATTGGTGCCCGCACAACGGTGAATCCATTCAGTGTGCAGGAAATTGCAGATGCCGTGAAAGGCGTTGATATACCTGTAATGATAAAAAATCCTATTCATGCGGATTTACATTTATGGATTGGTGCTTTGGAAAGAATTAATAACGCAGGAATTACTAAGTTGGCAGCAATACACCGCGGATTTCACTTCGCGGGAAAAAGTAAATACCGCAACAAGCCCATGTGGGAAATTGCCATCGAATTAAAAACTCTGCTCCCTGATTTACCAATTATTTGCGACCCAAGTCATATTGGCGGTAAACGCGATTTGATTGAGCCTATTGCGCAGAAGGCGCTCAATTTAGGAATGAACGGATTGATGATTGAAACGCATCCGCATCCGGAAAAGGCATTGAGTGATGCTGCGCAACAAATTACGCCAATAGAATTATCAGATTTATTAGGACGATTAATTTTCCCGGATACACAATCAAGTGATGTGGAGTTCAGTAATAAATTAAAAAGTTTGCGCAGCATGATTGATGAAGTAGACGATGAACTGATTAATTTATTAGCGAAACGTTTGCAGATTATTGAAGAGATTGCATTGTATAAAAAAGATCAGAACATTACCGTGTTTCAATTAGAACGCTGGCAGGAAATATTAAGAACCCGTTCGCAGTGGGCAGAGAAATTGGGCGTATCGCGTCACCACATCGAAAAAATTTGTCAGATTTTACACGAAGAATCCATTCGTGTACAAAACGAAGCCATCAATAAAAAAACGATTTGA